From the Synergistaceae bacterium genome, one window contains:
- a CDS encoding aminotransferase class I/II-fold pyridoxal phosphate-dependent enzyme — translation RKGKMSVYLEKLRAHFRKKYDLMKNLIEKSGVLRVRYVSDGGLFFWVELQSGDSMDSYNFYKYMKEKERVWFLPGNLFSQDGTHGRFLRLSYATPTNEQIRTGLHKIIDTLKQQEF, via the coding sequence TGCGAAAAGGGAAGATGTCGGTGTATTTAGAAAAATTGCGCGCTCATTTTCGGAAAAAATATGACCTCATGAAAAACCTGATCGAAAAATCTGGCGTGCTGCGAGTCCGTTACGTTTCAGACGGCGGATTGTTTTTCTGGGTTGAGCTCCAATCCGGCGACAGCATGGATTCTTATAATTTTTACAAATACATGAAGGAGAAAGAGAGAGTATGGTTCCTTCCCGGAAATCTTTTCAGCCAGGATGGGACTCACGGCAGATTTCTTCGTCTCAGCTATGCCACGCCAACAAATGAGCAAATCCGGACGGGACTCCACAAAATTATCGACACGCTGAAACAGCAGGAATTCTGA